Part of the Bacillus cabrialesii genome is shown below.
ACGTGTGAAGAGAGATATAGTCGACATGCTCGTACGTATGCTCCAGCACCTTCGCTTCCCAATCGATAAAGGTCGGCATGCCGCTGTTTGAGCTGCCGCAGGCAACAAGTTCAATTGATGGGTCAACCCACTTCATGACTTTTGCCGTCTCGGCGGCAAGCCGTCCGTATTCATCAGCTGTTTTGTGGCCGATCTGCCACGGGCCATCCATTTCGTTTCCTAAGCACCATGTCTTGATGCCGTACGGCTGTTCATAGCCATGCGATCTTCTTAAATCACTCCAATAAGAGCCTTTCGGATGATTGCAGTACTCAACGAGATTGCGGGCGGCATCTATGCCTCTCGTGCCGAGGTTGACGGCCATGTTGACCTCAGAGTTCACCTTTTTTGCCCAAGATAAAAATTCATTTGTTCCCACTTCATTGGTTTCTGTCGTTTGCCATGCCAAGTCAAGCCTTCTCGGGCGGTTTTCGACAGGTCCGACACCATCTTCCCAGTTGTATCCGGATAAAAAGTTTCCGCCCGGATAACGGATGATCGGAACCTGCAATTCTTTGATCAGCGCCTGGACATCCTTTCTAAACCCGTCTTCATCCGCTTCAGGGTGATCAGGCTCATATATGCCTTCGTATACCGCACGCCCCATATGTTCGATAAACGAGCCGTAAATCCGTTTGTCCACTTCACCGATTTTATATTCTTTGTCGACAATCATTCGCGCTTTTTTCATTACACGTTTCCTCCTTCATTAACCTTTGACTCCCCCTACCGTCAGGCCGGAGATAAAGTATTTTTGGAAAAATAAGAAAATGATAATTACCGGCAAAATCGCAAATACCGAGCCGGATATGAGCATGTCATAGTTGTTTCCGTAAGGGCTCAGCAAGCTGGACAGCCCAATTGGAAGCGTAAACATTTCTTTCGAGCGAAGCACAATCAGCGGCCATAAGAAGTTGTTCCAGCTGTTTAAGGACTGAAGGATAATCATCGCACCGAAAGCCGGTTTCATCAACGGCGCCATAATCCTGAAAAAGATGCCGAATTCCGTACAGCCGTCCATCCTTGCAGAGTCCAGCAGATCTTTTGGCAGGCCAAGCGCATATTGCCTGAAAAAGAATACGGCTACAGGCGAAACGATGAACGGCAATATAACACCCGTATACGAATCAATCAAGTGCAGTCCGACGGTAAGCTTAAACAACGGAAGCATCATCACTTCAAGCGGAACCATCATAATAATCAGCACAAGCACAAAGATGATATTTCTGCCTTTAAAATCGTACACCGCAAGCCCGTACCCGATCATCGAAGAAAAAAACAGCGTGAGTACGGTCGTGAAAAGCCCTAGCACAAGGCTGTTAAAGAACCATTTGAAATAAATGCTGCCGCCATTAAACAGGAATG
Proteins encoded:
- the araQ gene encoding arabinose ABC transporter permease AraQ codes for the protein MLRHSPQFSVYRIALTLFFIMLSLLYIFPIFCLLLGSLKPSSELLRVGLNLDIDPKVMSLDNYTFLFNGGSIYFKWFFNSLVLGLFTTVLTLFFSSMIGYGLAVYDFKGRNIIFVLVLIIMMVPLEVMMLPLFKLTVGLHLIDSYTGVILPFIVSPVAVFFFRQYALGLPKDLLDSARMDGCTEFGIFFRIMAPLMKPAFGAMIILQSLNSWNNFLWPLIVLRSKEMFTLPIGLSSLLSPYGNNYDMLISGSVFAILPVIIIFLFFQKYFISGLTVGGVKG